From the genome of Spinacia oleracea cultivar Varoflay chromosome 2, BTI_SOV_V1, whole genome shotgun sequence, one region includes:
- the LOC110784726 gene encoding RNA polymerase II C-terminal domain phosphatase-like 4, which yields MLSQILNLAERTEMEELIGNMIEGLNSEIKQCEHSAFVNNTCTSCKKTINECDNPTTIPLHYLQPEFSVTGETMTRLRNRNFNDLIKHKKLHLVLDLDNTLIHASDLGQKLKEDDDIYEILYGMYLIKLRPGVRDFLEKASTMFEISICTMADEVYAEAVAKLLKSNKVSENLRFSRVICHEHYTNSNRKGLDIELSHERVVLIVDDCEEVWVDENKANLIKIKPYVSFNQKSDNNNDQDQDQDQELARVLDVLKTVHSVFYDDNEENYASKDVRQVLQNVRQA from the coding sequence ATGTTGTCACAAATTCTGAATTTGGCAGAGAGAACAGAAATGGAGGAATTGATAGGAAACATGATTGAAGGATTGAACTCGGAAATCAAGCAATGCGAACATTCTGCATTCGTGAACAACACTTGCACATCTTgcaaaaaaaccataaacgAGTGCGACAATCCCACCACCATACCACTCCACTACCTTCAACCCGAATTCTCCGTCACAGGCGAAACGATGACCCGCCTTCGGAACCGGAATTTCAACGACCTGATCAAACACAAGAAGCTCCACCTAGTTCTCGACCTGGATAACACGTTAATACACGCGTCAGACCTCGGAcaaaagcttaaggaagatgaTGATATATACGAGATTTTGTACGGTATGTATTTGATCAAGTTAAGGCCTGGAGTTCGTGATTTTCTGGAAAAAGCGAGCACCATGTTTGAGATATCGATTTGCACCATGGCTGATGAAGTCTACGCGGAGGCGGTGGCTAAATTGCTTAAATCGAACAAGGTGAGCGAAAACCTTAGGTTTTCGAGGGTGATATGTCATGAGCATTACACGAATTCGAATCGAAAGGGGCTTGATATTGAGTTGTCTCATGAACGGGTGGTTTTGATTGTGGATGATTGTGAAGAGGTTTGGGTGGATGAAAATAAGGCtaatttaatcaaaattaaacctTATGTTTCTTTCAATCAAAAGTCGGATAATAATAATGATCAGGATCAGGATCAAGATCAAGAACTTGCTAGAGTTTTGGATGTTCTAAAGACAGTCCATTCTGTCTTTTATGATGACAATGAAGAGAATTATGCTTCTAAGGATGTAAGGCAAGTGCTTCAGAATGTCAGGCAAGCTTAA
- the LOC110786321 gene encoding uncharacterized protein, giving the protein MKSAAIKPFSSPSFNQKIFNPKNNPYQRAISLFSSSFFRAKPKPPKRAICVSCKLPINEPLNPFSLLVPVLQSVKNFTAKTAKFNWGSFLKDPVVIDEITGGANTKSQFLHNGGVGMALLTVQSTARDRFSPIVATLAANPTFMSGLLACFLAQSIKVLLDFCVERRWNLRMFCSSGGMPSSHSALCTAITTSVALCHGVADALFPICLGFSLIVMYDATGVRRHAGMQAEVLNKIIEDLFQGHPISERKLKELLGHTPSQVFAGALLGIAVACFCCQGCMIAI; this is encoded by the exons ATGAAATCTGCAGCAATTAAACCCTTTTCATCCCCATCTTTTAATCAAAAGATttttaatcccaaaaacaacCCATATCAAAGAGCAATTTCCTTATTTTCCTCATCATTTTTCAGGGCAAAACCAAAACCCCCTAAAAGAGCAATTTGTGTATCATGTAAACTTCCAATCAATGAACCTTTAAATCCCTTTTCATTATTGGTTCCAGTTTTGCAAAGTGTAAAGAATTTCACCGCGAAAACAGCAAAATTTAATTGGGGTTCTTTCTTAAAAGACCCAGTAGTAATTGATGAAATTACCGGTGGAGCTAACACAAAGTCACAATTTTTGCACAATGGGGGTGTTGGAATGGCTCTATTAACCGTGCAATCGACGGCTAGGGACCGATTTAGCCCCATCGTCGCGACATTGGCGGCGAACCCGACGTTTATGAGTGGATTATTGGCATGTTTTTTGGCTCAATCGATCAAGGTATTGTTGGATTTCTGTGTAGAAAGGAGATGGAATTTGAGGATGTTCTGTTCTTCGGGTGGAATGCCATCTTCTCACTCGGCTTTGTGCACTGCTATAACTACTTCAGTGGCACTTTGTCATGGTGTTGCTGATGCATTGTTCCCAATTTGTTTGGGTTTTAGCCTTATTGTTATGTATGATGCTACTGGTGTCAGGAGACATGCTGGCATGCAAGCTGAG GTTCTGAATAAGATCATCGAGGACTTATTTCAAGGGCATCCAATCAGCGAAAGGAAGCTTAAAGAACTTCTTGGGCACACTCCATCACAGGTCTTTGCAGGAGCTCTGCTCGGGATTGCAGTGGCTTGTTTTTGCTGTCAAGGTTGTATGATTGCAATATAA